The following coding sequences lie in one Bremerella alba genomic window:
- a CDS encoding GNAT family N-acetyltransferase, which yields MSDSFRVRQLAGMFDVPLEDKFQRRFQVPLPSLDDDWQVGMIVGDSGSGKSTVARAAYGKRLVPRFAWKRDQALVDGFGVSLSTRTITQTLVAVGLSSPVAWCQPYGCLSTGQQFRADVARGMLSRGKLIAFDEFTSVVDRTTARFGSLALRRAIDRRQFSKRLVAVTCHRDVIDWLQPDWVLDMTRGELTRRCLRRPKLHLSIHRCSRERWPLFAPHHYLDGQLNPAARCYVGLIEGQPAVFAATLNNFRQNHLRVTRLVTLPTYQGVGLGGQMLDELSRYLTEQGATSIHISGSHPAVVAHCNRSTNWEFRQLLKTGRKRSGIYRENPQWKTSTGRAVATFRYAGRSEEV from the coding sequence GTGTCGGATTCGTTTCGCGTACGACAATTGGCCGGCATGTTCGACGTTCCGCTGGAAGACAAGTTTCAGCGACGATTTCAGGTTCCATTGCCGTCGCTGGATGACGATTGGCAAGTGGGCATGATCGTCGGAGACTCTGGCAGCGGCAAGTCGACGGTGGCCCGTGCGGCTTATGGGAAACGTCTGGTCCCACGGTTCGCTTGGAAGCGCGATCAGGCTCTGGTCGATGGTTTCGGCGTTTCGCTTTCTACCCGCACGATTACTCAAACGTTGGTGGCAGTCGGCTTGAGTTCGCCGGTTGCCTGGTGTCAGCCGTATGGCTGCTTGTCGACGGGCCAGCAGTTTCGGGCGGATGTCGCTCGCGGGATGCTTTCACGTGGCAAGCTGATCGCTTTCGACGAATTCACCAGCGTGGTCGATCGTACGACAGCGCGCTTTGGTTCGCTGGCATTGCGCCGGGCGATCGATCGTCGACAGTTTTCCAAGCGGCTAGTAGCCGTAACCTGTCATCGCGATGTGATCGATTGGCTGCAGCCTGATTGGGTGTTGGATATGACCCGTGGCGAGCTAACGCGGAGGTGTCTTCGGCGACCGAAACTTCACCTTAGCATCCATCGCTGCAGCCGCGAACGATGGCCCCTGTTTGCGCCGCATCACTATCTCGATGGGCAACTCAATCCGGCGGCCCGGTGTTACGTCGGCTTAATCGAAGGCCAACCGGCCGTGTTTGCAGCGACGCTGAATAACTTCCGCCAGAACCATCTCCGCGTGACGCGGCTGGTAACGCTGCCAACCTATCAAGGAGTTGGCCTGGGGGGACAGATGCTGGACGAACTGTCCAGATACCTGACCGAGCAGGGAGCGACCAGTATTCACATTAGCGGCAGCCACCCGGCGGTGGTCGCGCATTGCAACCGGTCAACGAACTGGGAGTTCCGGCAGCTCCTGAAAACAGGCCGAAAGCGAAGCGGCATATACCGCGAGAACCCTCAGTGGAAAACAAGCACCGGCCGAGCCGTGGCGACGTTTCGTTACGCCGGCCGGTCGGAAGAAGTTTAG
- a CDS encoding MBL fold metallo-hydrolase, protein MLFHQRFVPGLAIASYIVGDEKSGEAAVIDPTRDVDDFIEFAKEHGLHIRHIIETHVHADFVSGALELKARLNDQATLYCSGYGGENWTQSFADQHVKVGDSVKMGDLRFEFQHVPGHTPEHIAITLFDTSRSNDTPWLMFSGDFLFVGDVGRPDLLGEEEKKELAHQLYESCFQRLTELPDITEVFPAHGAGSLCGKAIGSRRSSTVGYERRFNPSLQELPEKQWVDRLLNEMPLSPPYFKRMKKVNRDGPAIVGVELPGQQRISAQQLFERTCEECLVVDVRSKEAFAAAHIPDAINIPLGDNLPTWAGWVLPYDRPILLVSDNPADVKSVTTNLLRVGFDDVQGHLQEGIGAWETSGYPLAMLNTLSVHELEKKHKEEKQLTVLDVRTDKEWNEGHIEGAVHIHGGTLQESLGEIAKDKPVAVVCGSGYRASIASSFLQRAGFERVSNVIGGMSAWKSAKFPMV, encoded by the coding sequence ATGTTATTTCATCAGCGTTTTGTGCCGGGTCTGGCGATCGCTTCGTATATCGTGGGTGACGAAAAGAGCGGCGAAGCGGCCGTGATTGACCCTACCCGCGATGTCGACGACTTCATTGAATTTGCCAAAGAGCATGGGCTACATATCCGGCACATCATCGAAACGCACGTCCATGCAGACTTCGTTAGTGGTGCGTTGGAACTCAAAGCGCGTCTGAACGATCAGGCCACCCTCTATTGCTCTGGCTATGGGGGCGAAAACTGGACGCAGTCGTTTGCCGATCAGCATGTGAAGGTCGGCGACTCGGTCAAGATGGGGGACCTTCGCTTCGAGTTTCAGCATGTGCCAGGGCATACGCCGGAACATATTGCGATCACGCTGTTCGATACCTCGCGCAGTAACGATACACCGTGGTTGATGTTCAGCGGTGACTTTCTGTTTGTGGGCGACGTCGGTCGTCCCGATCTGTTGGGCGAAGAAGAGAAGAAGGAACTGGCCCATCAGCTTTATGAAAGTTGCTTTCAACGATTAACCGAGTTGCCCGACATTACCGAAGTCTTTCCGGCCCATGGTGCCGGATCGCTATGCGGTAAAGCGATCGGATCGCGGCGATCTTCAACGGTTGGTTACGAGCGACGTTTCAATCCATCGCTGCAAGAGCTGCCGGAGAAGCAATGGGTTGATCGGCTGCTGAACGAAATGCCCCTGTCGCCTCCCTATTTTAAGCGAATGAAAAAGGTCAACCGCGATGGCCCGGCGATTGTGGGTGTCGAGTTGCCTGGCCAGCAGCGGATTAGCGCCCAGCAGCTTTTCGAACGTACGTGCGAAGAGTGCCTGGTGGTCGATGTTCGCTCGAAGGAAGCGTTCGCCGCGGCTCATATCCCCGACGCGATTAATATTCCGCTGGGCGATAATCTGCCTACCTGGGCAGGCTGGGTCTTGCCTTATGATCGGCCGATTCTGTTAGTTTCGGACAACCCGGCCGATGTAAAAAGCGTCACGACGAACCTTCTTCGCGTTGGCTTCGACGATGTCCAAGGTCACCTTCAAGAGGGTATCGGTGCCTGGGAGACCTCTGGGTATCCCCTAGCCATGCTCAATACGCTGTCGGTCCATGAGCTGGAAAAGAAGCATAAAGAGGAGAAGCAGCTGACGGTGCTCGATGTTCGCACGGACAAAGAGTGGAACGAAGGCCATATCGAAGGGGCCGTACATATTCATGGCGGAACGCTGCAAGAGAGCCTTGGCGAGATTGCCAAAGACAAGCCGGTGGCCGTGGTATGCGGCTCTGGCTATCGAGCATCGATCGCGTCGTCGTTTCTACAGCGCGCCGGGTTCGAGCGGGTTTCTAACGTGATCGGTGGAATGTCGGCCTGGAAGTCGGCGAAGTTTCCGATGGTTTAA
- a CDS encoding ion channel, whose translation MQVLLLVCSVILMAVVFWDAFITVFSTHGAGPLTRWWTGGVWRLLLMIHHRRPIHRVLSMAGPVMLLAVVCVWYALLATGWVMFFCSGDALVVDNLTQEPANIEKIIYFVGTTLAGVGYGDLVPGRFPWTLWSNFAAFTSTVLLTTSLSYLLPIVAASLERMYLAQRIFGIGKTVPEFIVESWQGRSSGALDQYLLSLSAEVDRHAHKHLAYPILQYFHSADWKQSPGKAMLMFADAIFLISCGAAESARPPRPFIKLVNASIDNYAQLATAQAMLPGHIDSVNTEALRLDTLRKMDIPVVDEAEFDLALRSYAKRRGKLVALCEQDGWR comes from the coding sequence ATGCAAGTTCTCCTACTGGTCTGCTCTGTTATCCTGATGGCCGTCGTGTTTTGGGATGCGTTCATCACTGTATTTAGTACGCATGGGGCGGGCCCGCTAACGCGTTGGTGGACCGGCGGAGTATGGCGACTGTTGTTGATGATTCACCATCGCCGGCCGATCCATCGGGTGCTTTCCATGGCGGGGCCTGTCATGCTTTTGGCGGTTGTGTGCGTGTGGTACGCTTTGCTCGCTACCGGCTGGGTTATGTTCTTCTGCTCAGGCGATGCTTTGGTGGTCGATAACCTGACGCAGGAGCCTGCCAACATCGAGAAGATTATCTACTTCGTCGGCACCACGCTGGCCGGCGTCGGTTACGGCGACCTGGTGCCGGGCCGCTTTCCTTGGACGCTGTGGAGCAATTTCGCGGCGTTCACCAGTACGGTGCTGCTTACTACGTCGCTTTCCTACTTGTTGCCGATCGTGGCGGCCAGCCTGGAACGTATGTACCTCGCCCAACGCATTTTTGGAATTGGAAAGACGGTGCCTGAGTTCATTGTCGAATCTTGGCAAGGGCGCTCGAGCGGGGCTCTCGATCAGTACCTGTTGTCACTTAGTGCCGAAGTCGACCGGCATGCGCACAAGCATTTGGCTTATCCGATCCTGCAATACTTTCACAGCGCCGATTGGAAACAGTCGCCCGGCAAGGCCATGTTGATGTTCGCCGATGCCATCTTTTTGATTAGTTGTGGAGCTGCCGAGAGTGCCAGGCCGCCACGACCTTTCATCAAGCTGGTCAATGCGAGTATCGACAATTACGCCCAGCTGGCGACGGCTCAGGCGATGCTTCCCGGTCATATTGATTCGGTGAATACCGAAGCGCTTCGCCTGGATACGCTTCGCAAAATGGATATTCCGGTGGTCGACGAAGCCGAGTTCGATCTGGCATTGAGAAGCTACGCCAAGCGTCGCGGAAAGCTGGTCGCTTTGTGCGAGCAAGACGGGTGGCGTTAG
- a CDS encoding thioredoxin family protein, translating into MKRIAINGLLLAGIFSASTWLYVDSTQANRPIPLPAASTAHSRVVQPQPIIYFFTRSDCIYCRPMHKLANQLHRAGHTVYVVNESRPDLVRKYAVAAYPTFLVVDGETVVRRVIGLTTKERILGHS; encoded by the coding sequence ATGAAACGCATAGCAATCAACGGCCTACTGCTGGCCGGTATCTTCTCCGCAAGCACCTGGCTTTATGTCGACTCGACCCAGGCCAACCGCCCCATCCCGTTACCCGCGGCAAGCACGGCCCACTCACGTGTCGTGCAGCCCCAACCGATCATCTATTTCTTTACCCGCTCAGACTGCATCTATTGCCGGCCGATGCACAAGCTGGCCAATCAGCTGCATCGCGCAGGGCACACCGTGTACGTGGTGAACGAGTCACGGCCAGACCTTGTCCGAAAATACGCCGTGGCCGCCTACCCAACCTTTCTGGTTGTCGATGGCGAAACGGTCGTTCGCCGGGTGATTGGCTTAACCACAAAGGAACGCATCCTTGGCCACTCTTGA
- a CDS encoding type II toxin-antitoxin system PemK/MazF family toxin, with translation MPIKFHPGVGQVLYCDFDAGGFQPPEMVKSRPVIVLSRSNKSDICTVVPLSGTVPNPVLPHHHKINPDSLPQRVADKGEWWVKGDMIATVGFFRLDRVKEGRNHHGKRQYSTKKVSKADLLAVKMCVIHALCMNDLTSGQQ, from the coding sequence ATGCCTATTAAATTTCATCCCGGCGTCGGACAAGTTCTGTATTGCGATTTTGATGCAGGTGGATTTCAGCCCCCGGAAATGGTTAAGTCGCGCCCGGTAATAGTGCTCTCTAGGAGCAATAAATCAGACATTTGCACTGTAGTTCCTTTGTCTGGCACTGTCCCAAATCCTGTGCTACCCCATCATCACAAAATCAATCCTGATTCACTTCCACAGCGAGTAGCGGATAAAGGGGAATGGTGGGTTAAGGGTGATATGATCGCCACAGTTGGATTTTTCCGTTTGGACAGGGTAAAAGAGGGAAGAAATCACCATGGAAAACGGCAATACTCCACCAAAAAAGTGTCAAAAGCGGACCTTTTAGCGGTGAAAATGTGCGTTATTCACGCACTTTGTATGAATGACTTGACTTCAGGACAGCAATAG
- a CDS encoding beta-lactamase hydrolase domain-containing protein: protein MSNAMKINEEVTVGPQPSKSEIQSLNERGFKSVINFRTAGEDDQPISPEQERTKVEAAGLKYVHIPVSMTAMGPELVDGFREQFPQLPKPVFAHCKSGKRAGAMVMMHIAVEEGMSGQHTLDKAEEMGFECEQKELRTFVKEYVDNHAK, encoded by the coding sequence ATGTCCAATGCCATGAAAATCAACGAAGAAGTGACCGTCGGTCCCCAGCCAAGTAAGTCAGAGATTCAGTCGCTGAACGAGCGAGGGTTCAAGTCGGTGATCAACTTTCGCACCGCAGGGGAAGACGACCAGCCCATTTCACCGGAGCAAGAACGTACTAAAGTCGAAGCCGCCGGGCTGAAATACGTCCACATTCCTGTCTCGATGACCGCGATGGGGCCCGAGCTTGTCGATGGCTTTCGCGAGCAATTTCCCCAGCTTCCCAAGCCAGTCTTCGCTCACTGTAAAAGTGGTAAACGAGCCGGGGCGATGGTTATGATGCACATTGCTGTGGAAGAAGGCATGTCCGGTCAACACACTCTCGACAAAGCGGAAGAGATGGGCTTTGAGTGCGAACAAAAGGAACTCCGGACCTTTGTGAAGGAGTACGTCGATAACCATGCTAAGTAA
- a CDS encoding RNA recognition motif domain-containing protein produces MGKKLYCGNLSYEITNADLEQLFGQYGMVESAQVIVDRDTGRSKGFGFIEMSSDADAQAAIDGLNESMQGGRALTVNEAKPRENRSGGGGGGGRRY; encoded by the coding sequence TTGGGTAAAAAATTGTATTGCGGTAATCTTAGTTACGAAATCACCAACGCCGATCTGGAACAACTGTTCGGTCAGTACGGCATGGTGGAAAGCGCCCAGGTTATCGTTGATCGCGACACCGGTCGCAGCAAGGGTTTCGGATTCATTGAAATGAGTTCCGATGCCGACGCACAAGCGGCCATTGATGGCCTGAATGAATCCATGCAGGGCGGACGTGCCCTGACTGTCAACGAAGCCAAGCCTCGCGAAAACCGCAGTGGCGGCGGCGGCGGTGGCGGTCGACGCTACTAA
- a CDS encoding tyrosine-type recombinase/integrase produces MGSFYKDGSTYRYKFIDHAGKTRKLNFGRNKPSSRERGYLDSNVTHLVSCRKNGCLIEPRVQSWLTEIHGSPVAKKLAEWGLIAMPGVSTLGEYLTWLFDQKVNHWKDAEGNAVWSPATERDCIATKNYLIEYFKEGRAIHSITPGDAEEWLQWLRSDATRSNRSAAISKHVKRVRSWFGFAARKKWIQENPFCHLPICTQVDRERILYMSPEEAESVIAHLTCDQHRLFFVLGRFGGLRLPSEVAELRWSHFDFDANTLRIPPAKTKARTMPLWPEIRDYAWSEFMAWQDDCSRADDYVIHRHRTINRDGKSVISNKIVAYMKQAMKLAGLEDFHKPMQNLRTSCENDLRLIVPEGRLTEFMGHTSKVAELHYRKTTKQEFANFASVRRMASEELECPQNSMDHKQDQHGPEMSIHGRENGFQESA; encoded by the coding sequence ATGGGAAGTTTCTACAAAGACGGATCAACTTACCGCTATAAGTTCATTGACCATGCGGGTAAAACTCGCAAGCTCAACTTTGGGCGAAACAAACCTTCTAGCCGTGAACGTGGCTACCTGGATAGCAACGTTACTCACTTGGTATCTTGCCGCAAGAATGGCTGCTTGATTGAACCAAGGGTTCAGTCTTGGCTTACTGAAATACATGGTTCGCCGGTTGCCAAAAAGCTCGCAGAATGGGGCCTTATTGCGATGCCTGGGGTTTCCACGCTGGGTGAATACCTGACTTGGCTTTTTGATCAAAAGGTAAATCACTGGAAAGACGCAGAAGGAAATGCGGTTTGGTCGCCTGCCACCGAACGCGACTGCATTGCTACCAAGAACTACCTTATTGAATACTTCAAAGAAGGTAGAGCCATTCACTCGATTACCCCCGGCGATGCTGAAGAATGGCTTCAGTGGTTGCGAAGCGATGCCACGCGAAGCAATCGTTCTGCCGCCATCTCGAAACACGTTAAACGCGTTCGCAGCTGGTTTGGATTCGCGGCCCGCAAGAAGTGGATTCAGGAAAACCCGTTCTGCCATCTGCCAATCTGCACCCAAGTTGACCGCGAACGAATCCTATACATGAGCCCAGAAGAGGCGGAATCGGTTATAGCCCATCTGACTTGCGATCAGCACCGGCTCTTTTTCGTGCTTGGCCGTTTTGGTGGCTTGCGGCTTCCTTCCGAAGTTGCAGAACTGCGTTGGTCACATTTCGACTTTGACGCCAATACGCTTCGGATTCCCCCGGCAAAGACCAAGGCCCGAACAATGCCACTTTGGCCAGAGATTCGCGACTACGCTTGGTCTGAATTCATGGCATGGCAAGACGATTGTTCACGCGCGGACGACTACGTTATTCATCGTCACCGAACAATCAACCGAGATGGCAAGTCAGTCATCTCTAACAAGATTGTGGCTTACATGAAGCAAGCGATGAAGCTGGCAGGGCTGGAGGACTTTCACAAGCCAATGCAGAATCTACGCACGTCCTGCGAAAACGATCTGCGTTTGATCGTGCCAGAGGGACGCTTGACCGAATTCATGGGGCATACGTCCAAGGTGGCTGAATTGCACTATCGCAAGACAACCAAACAAGAGTTTGCCAACTTCGCCAGCGTTCGCCGCATGGCTTCAGAAGAGCTTGAATGCCCTCAAAACTCCATGGACCATAAGCAGGACCAGCATGGACCAGAAATGAGCATTCATGGGCGGGAAAACGGTTTTCAGGAATCGGCGTAA
- a CDS encoding right-handed parallel beta-helix repeat-containing protein — PTGWDGTQANGFTHESTDYYLDIVTSSTQITVPIEPGQSYQWSVQVPENPAAVANFTSEEETPLIAAIVSPMEGDEVDGETVTLEFQPVPDYSGNYVVRLQPTGWDGTQANGFTHESTDYYLDIVTSSTQITVPIEPGQSYQWSVQVPDNPAVVANFTSEEQETTDGNDDIPLPPPPGSLAPVIISPRMNDSIDASTVTLKFWPLSDYDDEYLVRLDSEDWNGSQASGFNHDCSVHYLCIATTDTEITVQVERGISYRWWVHHPDRPGVEATFTVEPGEDIPLPDPDIPIILSPEDNIEINDANVTLEFAPVAGYNNNYLVRLEVENWDGVQAPGFNHDCNVHYLCISTDDTSLSVPVDLGQEYHWWVHKPDFDAAHSNFSTASIELEQIGDRYLLSALASYSGTTADTSAIIQQAIDVIPVGATLELPAGKYYLDQQVVIDKRITLTTVGKSIDDPVSDLETGDYAELITSRNFAQEDGLLFIQDIEAMHHLVLNGNRQNRQNTSAYNQVSNGNNRFGILVVMASDDSTIVGNHFINAIGGTGLEVKDFRSNVRVDDNIFAYNGVHNQSFLWADGLTVHDAYNSQFVGNLFIDNTDIDFIFGGAQNSLIENNTVIHTADTTGGAFASIMIHKWPTTSGNYSGTIIRNNSVDGGPNKTAGTGLYIASEGWYDETPFGVTLSNPTQAEIYNNTVINTVNGMYVAAHDFAIYDNTFTNSHGVSFPASCRTLTANAPIVVSPTSSNIDFHGEDIDPETLYQFSEQDWDDCVPNWPL; from the coding sequence CCGACCGGTTGGGATGGAACCCAGGCCAATGGTTTTACGCATGAGAGCACCGATTACTATCTGGACATCGTGACGAGCTCTACCCAGATCACGGTGCCCATCGAACCGGGTCAGTCTTATCAATGGTCGGTTCAGGTTCCGGAGAATCCCGCTGCGGTAGCTAATTTCACATCAGAAGAAGAAACGCCTCTGATCGCAGCGATTGTCAGCCCTATGGAAGGGGACGAGGTTGACGGGGAGACGGTGACCTTAGAATTCCAGCCCGTCCCAGATTACTCCGGCAACTACGTTGTCCGCCTGCAACCGACCGGTTGGGATGGAACCCAGGCCAATGGTTTTACGCATGAGAGCACCGATTACTATCTGGACATCGTGACGAGCTCTACCCAGATCACGGTGCCCATCGAACCGGGTCAGTCTTATCAATGGTCGGTTCAGGTTCCAGACAATCCCGCAGTGGTAGCGAATTTTACGTCGGAAGAGCAAGAAACAACGGATGGGAACGATGACATTCCTCTTCCACCACCTCCAGGCAGTCTTGCTCCTGTGATTATCAGCCCGAGAATGAATGATTCTATCGACGCTTCCACGGTGACTTTGAAATTCTGGCCGCTTTCCGACTACGACGACGAATACCTCGTTCGCTTGGATTCCGAAGATTGGAATGGAAGTCAGGCGTCCGGATTCAATCATGATTGCAGTGTGCACTACCTATGTATTGCCACAACCGATACCGAAATTACCGTTCAAGTCGAACGGGGCATCAGCTATCGGTGGTGGGTACATCACCCCGATAGACCAGGGGTCGAAGCCACCTTTACGGTCGAACCAGGCGAGGACATCCCCCTGCCAGACCCTGACATTCCGATCATTCTCTCTCCGGAGGACAACATCGAAATCAATGACGCAAACGTCACTCTCGAGTTTGCGCCGGTGGCAGGCTACAACAACAACTACCTCGTTCGACTTGAGGTCGAGAATTGGGATGGTGTCCAGGCACCAGGATTCAATCACGACTGCAACGTGCATTATCTTTGCATTTCGACCGACGACACCTCTTTGTCTGTGCCGGTTGATCTTGGCCAAGAATATCACTGGTGGGTTCATAAGCCAGATTTCGATGCGGCTCACAGCAATTTTTCGACCGCATCGATCGAGTTAGAGCAAATTGGTGATCGCTATTTGCTCAGCGCGCTTGCGAGCTACTCTGGCACCACGGCTGATACTTCCGCAATCATCCAGCAAGCCATCGATGTGATCCCGGTGGGGGCTACCCTGGAACTTCCGGCCGGAAAGTACTATCTCGACCAGCAAGTTGTGATCGACAAGCGAATTACCCTCACAACCGTTGGGAAGTCAATCGATGACCCCGTCTCTGATTTAGAAACCGGCGACTATGCAGAGCTAATCACCTCTCGAAATTTTGCGCAAGAGGATGGGTTGCTCTTCATTCAGGACATCGAGGCAATGCACCACCTTGTTCTCAATGGAAATCGCCAGAACCGGCAGAACACGTCCGCGTACAATCAAGTTTCGAACGGCAATAATCGATTCGGCATTTTGGTCGTAATGGCATCCGATGATTCCACAATTGTTGGCAATCACTTTATCAATGCGATCGGTGGGACTGGCTTGGAGGTCAAAGATTTTCGTAGCAACGTGAGGGTCGACGACAATATCTTTGCCTACAACGGCGTACACAACCAATCGTTCCTTTGGGCCGATGGCCTTACCGTTCACGATGCCTACAATTCGCAGTTTGTTGGCAATCTGTTCATCGATAACACCGATATCGACTTCATCTTTGGTGGTGCTCAAAATTCTCTGATCGAAAACAATACCGTCATCCACACGGCTGATACGACAGGCGGCGCTTTTGCCTCGATCATGATTCATAAGTGGCCGACAACCTCGGGGAACTATTCTGGGACAATCATTCGAAACAACTCCGTCGATGGTGGCCCCAACAAAACAGCAGGGACAGGTCTCTACATCGCCTCTGAAGGTTGGTACGACGAAACACCCTTTGGCGTGACCCTGAGCAACCCCACGCAGGCAGAGATCTACAACAACACCGTCATCAACACAGTCAACGGTATGTATGTCGCCGCGCATGATTTTGCGATCTACGACAACACATTTACCAACAGCCATGGTGTGAGCTTCCCTGCCTCTTGCCGAACCCTTACCGCGAATGCGCCGATTGTCGTCTCACCGACATCGAGCAACATCGACTTTCACGGCGAAGATATCGATCCCGAAACATTGTACCAGTTCTCAGAGCAAGACTGGGACGACTGCGTACCGAACTGGCCTTTATAG